From Watersipora subatra chromosome 2, tzWatSuba1.1, whole genome shotgun sequence, one genomic window encodes:
- the LOC137387597 gene encoding uncharacterized protein, with protein METLKELVESGRVRRNRMRKEKRQSKSKKKAQESLHKLRNAIDNSRIAATTFTDTSACDMEIGDGSGGDVITNTGCIDETILTRLKSLRHRKKTYIQTQKGNWDLHREEIGRLFADGMRVRKMRVDDRQSAIHQVCPDCNGTVFCPPGRYEMVRIISFEGMVSQKIDVMVCEACSWSSWREPQQLVQYGLWPVDVEGRAYFNFSFLLSASILQHFSPSLSLKSLLDSVSFISSLDGESFMLKQDVFNYSMSEWRIQETNYLSKATGGSLFSCPACLDEPHAIHIDGNAKLFHYRAAGRVSSGIEEPSEFFVSTSDVEEQVTRIKNSKHNSVSNRCGDTVWKAASAKGKAFSKKDVTGCLLATCRHCFLLKGLDMTRGEIYAYPYTMQREFQGAKFIALDTMCRYWPWLERLERLPQQQRPFLSIMHAKAHRWSCQMKWSGRVTVGTGLSTGETTELVNSYMSRLGKVTRHMTSDGRRRRLEQGAAFWNLRKFVNLPKQIFTSLSKAKKQLPILEAQVDAHCHSIGLTLAELEARAILVAKPPPKPDNIQAVLEDLRVNILRQEDVLKKSESGKIAQKLRSRLRANHCSYKKKALEYSNLHPETTTEELQSCLKSGLFPWAVVRGDITFSQDVLKAVESYQLWQRTVEEIPILEQERHTMIRTIVQQLDTCNGEEAIFLQNMVEKSSVFFSEEVEDMQLAVSLCQDLDVSDDDDDEDDDDSDGSFYGD; from the exons ATGGAAACGCTCAAAGAACTTGTGGAGTCTGGTCGTGTCAGGAGAAACAGAATGAGAAAAG AGAAGAGGCAGAGTAAGAGCAAAAAAAAAGCCCAGGAGAGTCTCCATAAATTGAGGAATGCAATTGACAACAGTAGAATAGCAGCAACCACTTTTACAG ATACGTCAGCTTGTGATATGGAAATTGGTGATGGCAGTGGAGGTGATGTCATAACAAACACAGGCTGCATAG ATGAAACTATTTTGACCAGACTAAAGTCATTGAGACACCGTAAGAAGACTTACATCCAGACCCAGAAAGGGAATTGGGATCTTCACCGAGAGGAGATTGGGAGATTGTTTGCAGATGGAATGAGAGTGCGAAAAATGAGAGTTG ATGATCGTCAGTCTGCCATTCATCAGGTTTGCCCAGACTGCAATGGAACCGTGTTCTGTCCACCTGGTAGATATGAGATGGTTagaattatttcttttgaag GGATGGTCAGCCAAAAAATAGACGTTATGGTCTGTGAAGCATGTTCGTGGTCTTCTTGGCGGGAGCCTCAACAGCTGGTCCAGTATGGACTTTGGCCTGTTGACGTTGAGGGAAGAGCCTACTTCAACTTCAGTTTTCTTCTGAGTGCTTCAATCCTGCAGCACTTCTCACCATCTCTAAGCCTTAAAAGTCTGTTAGATTCCGTCAGCTTTATCTCATCCTTGGATGGCGAG AGTTTCATGCTCAAACAAGATGTCTTCAACTATTCAATGTCGGAATGGAGGATTCAAGAGACAAACTATTTATCTAAAGCTACCGGTGGTAGTTTGTTCAGTTGCCCTGCATGTTTGGACGAGCCCCATGCGATTCACATTGACGGGAATGCAAAACTATTTCACTATAGAGCTGCCGGCAG AGTTTCATCAGGAATTGAGGAGCCAAGTGAGTTTTTTGTTTCTACTAGTGACGTCGAAGAGCAGGTCACGCGTATAAAGAACAGCAAACACAATTCG GTCTCCAATAGATGTGGTGATACGGTGTGGAAGGCTGCGTCTGCCAAAGGAAAAGCATTCTCCAAGAAGGATGTGACTGGTTGTTTGCTAGCCACATGCCGCCACTGTTTCCTGTTGAAGGGATTGGATATGACTAGGGGGGAGATATACGCGTATCCATACACTATGCAG AGAGAATTTCAAGGTGCAAAATTCATTGCCCTTGATACAATGTGCAGATACTGGCCTTGGCTAGAGCGGCTGGAGAGGCTACCACAGCAGCAACGCCCGTTCCTTAGTATCATGCACGCCAAAGCTCACCGTTGGAGTTGTCAG atGAAATGGAGTGGAAGAGTCACTGTAGGAACAGGATTAAGTACTGGGGAGACTACAGAACTTGTTAATAGCTACATGTCCCGATTGGGAAAAGTAACAAGACACATGACATCAGATG GTAGACGGAGACGCTTGGAGCAAGGGGCAGCTTTTTGGAATCTCCGAAAGTTTGTCAATCTGCCCAAACAGATATTTACATCTCTTTCCAAA GCCAAGAAACAACTACCCATTCTAGAGGCACAAGTGGATGCACACTGCCACTCAATTGGGTTAACTTTAGCTGAACTTGAGGCCAGAGCAATCCTTGTTGCCAAGCCGCCGCCAA aACCAGATAACATACAAGCTGTCTTAGAAGACCTCAGAGTCAATATCCTGCGGCAAGAAGATGTTCTTAAGAAATCAG AGAGTGGAAAAATTGCACAGAAGTTGAGATCGCGTCTGCGTGCAAACCATTGCAGTTATAAGAAAAAGGCTTTAGAATACAGCAACCTCCATCCAGAAACGACAACAGAAGAGCTGCAAAGCTGTTTGAAGTCAGGGTTATTCCCATGGGCAGTTGTCCGTGGAG ATATAACCTTCTCACAGGATGTTCTTAAGGCAGTGGAGAGCTATCAATTGTGGCAGAGAACTGTAGAAGAAATCCCTATTCTAGAACAGGAAAGGCATACAATGATAAGAACAATAG TCCAGCAACTTGATACATGCAATGGAGAAGAGGCCATATTTCTTCAAAACATGGTCGAAAAATCCTCTGTTTTCTTCTCTGAGGAAGTTGAG GATATGCAGCTAGCCGTATCACTATGCCAGGACTTAGATGTatctgatgatgatgatgacgagGACGACGATGACTCTGATGGAAGTTTTTATGGGGATTGA
- the LOC137387134 gene encoding mucin-2-like, giving the protein MERSCSICGSTGNVSKNKCNACVVKMKCQCGAINAINATKCSACPIIFRDLKAQTRMSTLKKRREEGWAGKKTTKYYVDALERAAAHAHGAGLSVLCLVFKPSGKGTLSTIIEEGCHQTEIVSVIKEAFNDMTRCKDYVQRTYKPYNPTSASTSATTSASTFATSKSAPTLPSTSVPTLPSTSVPTLPSTSVPTLPSTSAPTLPSTSAPTLPSTSVPTLPSTSVPTLPSTSTPTLSSTSVPTLPSTSVPTLPSTSAPTLPSTSAPTLPSTSVPTLPSTFAPTLSSTSAHTSSAPTLPFTSAPRSATTTTSSTTPTPTKAKRCANKAWHTQTHKCKQRKRPNKQRSRNTTPAEYINPNNSDSDAEEILSEKLDKNGRTLYLVKWKHYSSQSNTWEPSRNLKQTLALLNYKEHVQST; this is encoded by the exons ATGGAAAGAAGTTGTAGCATTTGCGGTAGCACAGGAAATGtatctaaaaataaatgtaatgcatGTG ttgtcAAGATGAAGTGCCAGTGTGGGGCCATTAATGCCATCAATGCCACAAAGTGTAGCGCATGTC CTATCATCTTCCGTGATTTGAAGGCACAGACAAGGATGTCTACACTTAAGAAAAGGCGGGAGGAGGGCTGGGCTGGGAAGAAGACCACAAAATACTATGTGGATGCACTGGAGCGTGCT GCTGCCCACGCCCACGGTGCAGGTTTATCTGTTTTATGCCTGGTATTCAAACCTTCAGGCAAAGGTACCTTGTCTACTATTATCGAGGAAGGATGCCACCAGACTGAAATTGTGTCAGTCATCAAAGAAGCGTTCAATGATATGACAAGATGTA AAGACTATGTGCAAAGGACCTATAAACCGTATAACCCCACATCTGCTTCCACATCAGCTACTACATCAGCTTCCACATTTGCTACTTCTAAatctgctcccacattaccttctacatctgttcccacattaccttctacatctgttcccacattaccttctacatctgttcccacattGCCTTCcacatctgctcccacattaccttccacatctgctcccacattaccttctacatctgttcccacattaccttctacatctgttcccacattaccttccacATCTACTCCCACATTATcttctacatctgttcccacattaccttctacatctgttcccacattaccttccacatctgctcccacattaccttccacatctgctcccacattaccttctacatctgttcccacattaccttccacATTTGCTCCCACATTATCTTCTACATCTGCTCACACATCATCTGCTCCTACATTACCTTTTACCTCTGCTCCCAGatcagctactactactacttcctCAACCACACCAACACCTACAAAGGCT AAAAGGTGTGCTAACAAAGCAtggcacacacagacacacaaa TGTAAGCAGAGAAAAAGGCCGAATAAGCAGCGCTCTA GAAATACTACTCCAGCAGAGTATATCAACCCAAACAATTCTGACTCAGATGCAGAAGAGATATTGAGTGAAAAGTTG GACAAGAATGGTAGAACACTGTACCTGGTCAAGTGGAAACATTATTCATCACA aAGTAATACCTGGGAGCCCTCTAGAAATCTCAAACAAACTTTGGCACTGCTAAACTATAAG GAACATGTCCAGTCAACATGA